The following are encoded together in the Roseobacter denitrificans OCh 114 genome:
- the murC gene encoding UDP-N-acetylmuramate--L-alanine ligase, with translation MNAATKLPGDVGPIHFVGIGGIGMSGIAEVLLNHGYRVQGSDLKPTRITRRLEELGARVFVGQRPENIEDAEVIVISSAIKPGNAELDAARARGLPIVRRAEMLGELMRLKSNIAVAGTHGKTTTTTMVATLLDAGEFDPTVVNGGIIHAYGSNARKGEGEWMVVEADESDGTFNRLPATIAIVTNIDPEHMEHWGDFDTLRQGFLDFVSNIPFYGVAVCCTDHPEVQALVGKITDRRVITYGFNAQADVRAVNLRYAGGVAYFDVALQAEGTVIEGCSLPMPGDHNVSNALSAIAVARHLGMKAEVIKTALAAFGGVNRRFTRVGEIDGVTIIDDYGHHPVEIAAVLKAARQATEGRVIAVHQPHRYSRLSSLFDDFCACFNDADVVGIAEVYAAGEDPIPGAGRDDLVAGLIRHGHRHARAVVGEDDLERLVREQTRPGDMVVCLGAGTISAWANGLPARLQKGAA, from the coding sequence ATGAATGCAGCGACAAAACTGCCCGGCGATGTCGGGCCGATACATTTCGTCGGCATCGGCGGCATCGGCATGTCCGGCATTGCCGAGGTCTTGCTCAACCATGGGTACCGGGTTCAGGGGTCTGATCTGAAGCCAACACGCATCACGCGCCGCCTCGAAGAACTTGGCGCGCGTGTGTTCGTTGGCCAGCGTCCCGAGAACATTGAAGATGCCGAAGTCATTGTGATCTCCAGCGCGATCAAACCGGGCAATGCGGAACTGGATGCGGCCCGTGCGCGTGGTCTGCCCATCGTGCGCCGGGCCGAGATGCTGGGCGAACTGATGCGCCTGAAATCGAACATTGCCGTTGCGGGCACGCATGGCAAAACCACCACGACCACCATGGTGGCGACCTTGCTGGATGCGGGGGAGTTTGACCCCACCGTGGTCAACGGCGGCATCATCCACGCCTATGGCTCGAACGCGCGCAAGGGCGAGGGTGAATGGATGGTGGTGGAAGCCGATGAAAGCGATGGCACCTTCAATCGCTTGCCTGCGACCATCGCGATCGTGACCAATATCGACCCCGAACATATGGAACACTGGGGGGATTTTGACACGCTGCGTCAGGGGTTCCTCGATTTTGTCTCCAACATCCCGTTTTACGGCGTTGCGGTCTGTTGCACGGATCATCCCGAGGTGCAGGCCTTGGTGGGTAAGATCACCGACCGGCGGGTGATCACCTACGGGTTTAACGCGCAGGCCGATGTGCGCGCGGTCAACCTGCGGTATGCGGGGGGCGTGGCCTATTTCGATGTGGCCCTGCAGGCCGAGGGCACTGTGATCGAGGGCTGCAGCCTGCCGATGCCGGGGGATCACAACGTCTCCAACGCGCTGTCGGCCATTGCGGTGGCGCGCCATCTGGGCATGAAGGCCGAAGTGATCAAAACCGCCCTTGCCGCGTTCGGCGGTGTTAACCGTCGGTTTACCCGTGTGGGCGAAATTGACGGGGTGACGATTATCGACGACTACGGCCACCACCCGGTTGAAATTGCGGCGGTGCTGAAAGCCGCGCGGCAGGCCACGGAGGGCCGCGTGATCGCGGTGCATCAACCGCATCGCTATTCGCGCCTTTCTAGCCTCTTTGACGATTTCTGCGCCTGTTTCAACGATGCGGATGTGGTCGGTATCGCCGAGGTTTACGCCGCGGGCGAAGATCCCATACCGGGTGCTGGTCGCGATGATCTGGTGGCCGGGCTGATCCGCCACGGGCATCGCCACGCACGCGCCGTGGTGGGCGAAGACGATCTGGAACGTCTGGTGCGCGAACAAACCCGCCCCGGCGATATGGTTGTCTGCCTCGGGGCCGGGACGATCAGCGCCTGGGCGAACGGTTTGCCGGCGCGGCTGCAGAAAGGGGCCGCGTGA
- the murG gene encoding undecaprenyldiphospho-muramoylpentapeptide beta-N-acetylglucosaminyltransferase — MSAPLLLIAAGGTGGHMFPAQALAEAMLNRGWRVKLTTDARGARYTGGFPHSTQIEEISSATFARGGIAAKIVAPFKIGAGVLRALLSFRRDRPAVVVGFGGYPTIPALAAAFLMKLPRMIHEQNGVLGRVNTAFASRVDAIACGTWPTDLPEGVEGYHTGNPVRKAILERAEAGYICPGDYPMEVLVIGGSQGARILSDVIPPAIASLPMAMLRNLRISHQARDEDQERVAKYYAENGVRAEVEPFFQDVPRRMTEAQLVISRSGASSVADLSVIGRPAILIPYAAATGDHQTANARGLVEAGGAIMVPESKASPEALAEQIHSVLDNPTAAMQMAAAAARFGKPEATEMLAQMVEGLAEKGQKT; from the coding sequence ATGAGCGCGCCGCTTTTGTTGATCGCTGCCGGGGGCACGGGCGGGCATATGTTTCCCGCGCAGGCCCTGGCGGAGGCGATGTTGAACCGGGGCTGGCGGGTCAAGCTGACCACGGATGCGCGCGGCGCACGCTACACCGGCGGTTTTCCGCATTCGACCCAGATCGAAGAGATCAGCAGCGCGACCTTCGCGCGCGGTGGTATCGCCGCAAAAATCGTCGCACCGTTCAAGATCGGTGCAGGTGTCTTGCGCGCCTTGCTGAGCTTTCGGCGGGATCGACCGGCCGTGGTGGTGGGTTTTGGCGGATACCCGACAATCCCGGCGCTGGCGGCGGCCTTTTTGATGAAGCTGCCCCGTATGATCCATGAGCAAAACGGCGTCCTGGGGCGGGTGAATACCGCCTTTGCCAGCCGCGTTGATGCCATTGCCTGCGGCACTTGGCCGACGGATTTGCCCGAAGGTGTCGAGGGCTATCACACCGGCAACCCGGTGCGCAAAGCCATCCTTGAACGCGCGGAGGCGGGATACATCTGCCCCGGTGATTATCCGATGGAGGTGCTCGTGATCGGCGGCAGTCAGGGGGCGCGCATCCTGAGCGATGTGATCCCCCCGGCCATCGCGTCGCTGCCCATGGCGATGCTCCGGAACCTGCGCATCAGCCATCAGGCGCGCGATGAAGATCAGGAGAGGGTGGCAAAATACTATGCGGAAAATGGTGTCAGGGCGGAGGTGGAGCCGTTTTTTCAGGACGTGCCGCGGCGCATGACCGAAGCGCAGCTGGTGATCAGCCGTTCGGGCGCATCCTCTGTCGCGGATCTGTCCGTGATCGGGCGGCCCGCCATTCTGATCCCCTATGCGGCCGCGACGGGGGATCATCAGACCGCCAATGCGCGCGGGTTGGTCGAGGCCGGTGGCGCGATCATGGTGCCGGAATCCAAAGCCTCCCCGGAGGCATTGGCCGAACAGATTCATTCCGTGTTGGACAATCCCACCGCAGCGATGCAAATGGCGGCGGCGGCGGCGCGTTTCGGCAAGCCGGAAGCAACCGAGATGCTGGCGCAGATGGTCGAAGGCTTGGCAGAAAAGGGGCAAAAGACATGA